From Nicotiana tabacum cultivar K326 chromosome 20, ASM71507v2, whole genome shotgun sequence, one genomic window encodes:
- the LOC142174461 gene encoding uncharacterized protein LOC142174461 — translation MPKTRKEYTDAGRKAVEKNFHAKKILVHGIRFDEYNRISACRTAKEIWEALQIAHEGTTQVKQSKIDMLTNEYELFRMKDDEFIQDLYTRFTSILNELHSLGEVIPRNKLVRKILSIMPSSWESKVNYITEAKDLRS, via the coding sequence ATGCCAAAGACCAGGAAAGAATACACCGATGCAGGTAGGAAAGCTGTGGAGAAAAATTTTCATGCCAAGAAAATTTTGGTGCATGGCATAAGATTTGATGAATACAACAGGATCTCAGCTTGTCGAACCgccaaggagatatgggaagctttGCAAATAGCACATGAGGGAACCACTCAAGTAAAGCAATCTAAGATTGATATGCTTACCAATGAGTATGAGCTCTTTAGGATGAAAGACGATGAGTTTATTCAAGACCTGTACACAAGATTCACTTCCATCTtaaatgagttacactcacttgGTGAAGTCATTCCTAGGAACAAGCTCGTGAGGAAAATTCTTAGCATCATGCCTAGTTCATGGGAAAGTAAAGTGAATTATATTACTGAAGCAAAGGACCTCAGGAGCTGA